A genomic segment from Triticum dicoccoides isolate Atlit2015 ecotype Zavitan chromosome 1A, WEW_v2.0, whole genome shotgun sequence encodes:
- the LOC119280319 gene encoding phospholipase A1-II 7-like, with protein MSFLPIPLPIVGDIASKLQDQEKPRGSGTTSAAAPIVGTVASRWRELHGENSWKGLLDPLDPHLRATIISYGEMVQATYDGFNTERRSPHCGACFYGHDDLLAGVGVPHHGNNYQVTKFVYATSSLPLPESFLLLPLPSLPDVWSRESNWMGYVAVATDEGAAALGRRDIVVAWRGTIKNLEWVNDLDFTPVPATPVLGSAASQNRFAVVHRGFLSVYTSSNKSSEFTKTSAKDQVLKEVRRLVELYKDEEVSITVCGHSLGASLATLNAVDLVSSGANKPESSTKSFPVTAIVFASPHVGDRFFRSAFNSFPDLKALHVQNAGDIVPMYPPLGYVDVAVELTIRTIRSPYMRMPATVLTLHNLECYLHGVAGEQGSAGGFKLEVERDVALVNKGADALTNEHPVPAEWWVPKHKFMVKGKDGRWALQDFKHI; from the exons ATGTCGTTCCTCCCGATCCCATTGCCAATCGTTGGAGACATAGCCAGCAAGCTGCAGGACCAAGAGAAACCGCGTGGCAGCGGCACGACATCGGCGGCGGCGCCTATCGTCGGCACCGTGGCCAGCAGGTGGCGCGAGCTCCACGGTGAGAACTCGTGGAAGGGCCTCCTGGACCCTCTGGACCCGCACCTCCGCGCCACCATCATCTCCTACGGCGAGATGGTGCAGGCCACCTACGACGGGTTCAACACGGAGAGGCGCTCCCCGCACTGCGGCGCGTGCTTCTACGGCCACGACGACCTACTGGCCGGCGTAGGGGTGCCCCACCACGGCAACAACTACCAGGTCACCAAGTTCGTCTACGCCACCTCGTCGCTGCCACTCCCGGAGTccttcctcctgctgccgctcccgtCGTTGCCGGACGTGTGGAGCCGAGAGTCCAACTGGATGGGGTATGTGGCCGTGGCCACGGACGAGGGCGCCGCCGCGCTCGGGAGGCGCGACATCGTCGTGGCGTGGCGCGGCACCATCAAGAACCTGGAGTGGGTCAACGACCTCGACTTCACGCCCGTGCCCGCCACGCCCGTGCTGGGCTCCGCGGCGAGCCAGAACCGCTTTGCCGTCGTGCACCGAGGGTTCCTGTCGGTGTACACTTCAAGCAACAAGAGCTCCGAGTTCACCAAAACCAGCGCCAAAGATCAG GTTCTCAAGGAGGTCAGGAGGCTTGTGGAGTTGTACAAGGACGAGGAGGTCAGCATCACCGTTTGCGGCCATAGCCTCGGTGCGTCGCTCGCCACCCTCAACGCCGTTGATCTGGTGTCTAGTGGCGCCAACAAACCCGAGAGCTCCACTAAATCGTTCCCTGTGACTGCTATCGTGTTCGCAAGCCCCCATGTCGGGGACCGCTTCTTTAGGTCGGCGTTCAACTCATTCCCAGACCTGAAGGCACTTCATGTGCAGAATGCTGGCGACATTGTGCCCATGTACCCACCTTTGGGATATGTGGATGTGGCCGTGGAGCTGACCATAAGAACAATCCGATCTCCGTATATGCGTATGCCGGCCACGGTGTTGACACTCCACAATCTCGAGTGCTACCTACATGGAGTGGCTGGGGAACAAGGCAGCGCTGGAGGGTTCAAGCTAGAGGTGGAACGTGATGTGGCATTGGTGAACAAGGGTGCCGATGCGCTCACGAACGAGCACCCAGTGCCGGCAGAGTGGTGGGTCCCTAAACACAAGTTCATGGTCAAGGGGAAGGATGGACGATGGGCACTCCAAGACTTCAAGCACATCTGA